One window from the genome of Hyalangium gracile encodes:
- a CDS encoding DNA-3-methyladenine glycosylase, translated as MNLPESFYARPALTVARELLGTHLVMEEGGRRRVGRIVETEAYIGEHDLACHAAKGLTPRTEVMFGPPGRAYVYLIYGMHHCFNVVTDAPGVGAAVLVRAVEPLDGFPPGARTDGPGRLCRAFGITLAHNRFDLKSSPLFLTEGERVPEARVARGPRIGVDYAGEWAAEPFRLWVKDSRHVSKVPSRAARRP; from the coding sequence GTGAACCTTCCCGAGTCCTTCTATGCGCGCCCGGCGCTCACCGTTGCCCGAGAGCTGCTCGGCACCCACCTCGTGATGGAGGAAGGGGGCCGGCGCCGGGTGGGGCGCATCGTCGAGACGGAGGCCTATATCGGGGAGCATGACCTGGCGTGCCACGCCGCCAAGGGGCTCACCCCGCGCACGGAGGTGATGTTCGGGCCTCCCGGGCGCGCCTACGTCTATCTCATCTATGGCATGCACCACTGCTTCAACGTGGTGACGGATGCGCCCGGGGTGGGCGCCGCGGTGCTGGTGCGAGCCGTGGAACCCCTCGATGGTTTCCCCCCAGGGGCGCGGACGGACGGGCCCGGGCGTCTGTGCCGGGCGTTCGGCATCACCCTGGCGCACAACAGGTTTGACCTCAAATCATCCCCCTTGTTCCTCACGGAGGGGGAGCGGGTGCCGGAGGCGCGGGTAGCGCGGGGGCCTCGGATCGGGGTGGACTATGCAGGCGAGTGGGCGGCCGAGCCCTTCCGGCTGTGGGTGAAGGACAGTCGCCACGTGAGCAAGGTGCCTTCCAGGGCTGCCCGTCGTCCTTGA
- a CDS encoding 4-alpha-glucanotransferase has translation MLPTGRLSGLLLPVFSLRSRTDFGIGNFGAMEGLFRWMTEARQKLLMVLPLLPTAPGDPSPYATRSAFGLNPLFIDPHQLPEFQATGGEGAFSDEQKRQLAEARAAPRIRYDLVFPLKDAAFDRAFSHFDKHEWASKSARAREFQAWREAQGEWLESYALFTAISEDQQRRAWWEWPEPVRTRQPEALKAEGARLERRVRYHAWLQWVAEQQWNQVRAQAKARGILLCGDEPFIIGQDSSDTWAHPDILRRDARLGVPPDDFSATGQDWGLPYFDFAAMEKDDYRWLKARAAKAASYYDLRRVDHAVGYFRQWIRDEKTPTGRFIPPDEESHKRLGEKHFRLLSEGAGIIAEDLGVIPPFVRRILADLGLPGYRVMRWERDDLVYRNPHQYPAISLATTGTHDTEPMADWWDASRDDERAAVAKAWPEFQGVTVTKEFTPEVHRAMLAAALNSSSSLCVLPWQDILGTRERINLPGTMSDSNWAYRITQDVDALLEDPQSRDAAQRLAWLTASARR, from the coding sequence ATGCTCCCTACCGGCCGGCTCTCCGGTCTTCTTCTCCCAGTCTTTTCGCTGCGTTCCCGCACGGACTTCGGCATCGGCAACTTCGGCGCCATGGAAGGCCTCTTCCGGTGGATGACGGAAGCCCGGCAGAAGCTGCTGATGGTGCTGCCGCTGCTGCCCACCGCGCCGGGCGACCCGAGCCCCTATGCCACGCGCTCCGCGTTCGGCCTCAACCCGCTCTTCATCGACCCGCACCAGCTGCCGGAGTTCCAGGCCACGGGCGGCGAGGGCGCCTTCTCGGACGAGCAGAAGCGCCAGCTGGCCGAGGCGCGCGCGGCCCCACGCATCCGGTATGACCTGGTGTTCCCGCTCAAGGACGCCGCCTTCGACCGGGCCTTCTCGCACTTCGACAAGCACGAGTGGGCCTCGAAGTCGGCGCGGGCCCGCGAGTTCCAGGCCTGGCGCGAGGCCCAGGGCGAGTGGCTGGAGAGCTACGCCCTGTTCACCGCCATCTCCGAGGACCAGCAGCGCCGCGCGTGGTGGGAGTGGCCGGAGCCGGTGCGCACCCGCCAACCCGAGGCGCTGAAGGCGGAAGGGGCTCGGCTGGAGCGCCGGGTGCGCTACCACGCCTGGCTGCAGTGGGTGGCCGAGCAGCAGTGGAACCAGGTGCGCGCGCAGGCCAAGGCGCGCGGCATCCTGCTGTGCGGCGACGAGCCCTTCATCATCGGCCAGGACAGCTCGGACACCTGGGCGCACCCGGACATCCTCCGCCGGGACGCGCGCCTGGGCGTGCCGCCGGATGACTTCTCCGCCACCGGCCAGGACTGGGGCCTGCCCTACTTCGACTTCGCCGCGATGGAGAAGGACGACTACCGCTGGCTCAAGGCGCGGGCGGCCAAGGCGGCCAGCTACTACGACTTGCGCCGGGTGGACCACGCGGTGGGCTACTTCCGCCAGTGGATCCGCGACGAGAAGACGCCCACCGGGCGCTTCATCCCCCCGGACGAGGAGAGCCACAAGCGGCTGGGCGAGAAGCACTTCCGCCTGCTGTCCGAGGGCGCCGGCATCATCGCCGAGGACCTGGGCGTCATCCCCCCGTTCGTGCGGAGGATCCTCGCGGACCTGGGGCTGCCCGGCTACCGGGTGATGCGCTGGGAGCGCGATGACCTGGTCTACCGCAACCCGCACCAGTACCCGGCCATCTCGCTGGCCACCACGGGCACCCACGACACGGAGCCCATGGCGGACTGGTGGGACGCCAGCCGCGACGACGAGCGCGCCGCCGTGGCCAAGGCCTGGCCGGAGTTCCAGGGCGTCACCGTCACCAAGGAGTTCACCCCCGAGGTGCACCGGGCCATGCTGGCCGCGGCGCTCAACTCCAGCAGCAGCCTGTGCGTGCTGCCCTGGCAGGACATCCTCGGCACGCGCGAGCGCATCAACCTGCCGGGCACCATGAGCGACAGCAACTGGGCCTACCGCATCACCCAGGACGTGGACGCCCTGCTGGAGGATCCGCAGTCGCGTGACGCCGCGCAGCGGCTGGCCTGGCTCACCGCCTCCGCGCGCCGCTGA